In Natronomonas halophila, one DNA window encodes the following:
- a CDS encoding DEAD/DEAH box helicase — MDETVAWLRDRPYYEDQIRAHEVLPGSDPRFADIDLDSRLASALEDRGIDRLYRHQAQAIEAVRDGDDAVIATETASGKSLAYTVPAFERAMDGRATTLYLAPQVALINDQTETLSTLADGLGFGSGVTVDQYTGRQSRSEKEAVRERQPTVLLCTPDMLHYGLLPHARRLWKWFFERLETVVVDEVHEYRGVFGSHVSLVFRRLRRLCEEFGADPDFVCCSATIGNPVEHAATVTGRDPDGIRLVDTDDSATGPTHWLLWNPPEYDEGGWGSDEAGGGRRRSSHTETERLFCDLVSRGYQTLVFTSARQTAERYASKSASTLRDRGEADLARNIEAYQAALTDDRRREIEAGLQSGDVRGVWSTNALELGVDIGGLDAVILDGYPGTRMAAFQQAGRAGRGTDPSLVAMVAGEDQLDQYLMSNPEAFFEGSPEKAVTNPENDRLMPPHVRSAADESWLRPEDDRYFGDRFPEVVGDLTDDGLLSRRETSEGVRWLNDGPQPQYDMSLRTVDDREIQLRGPNGDTIAKLSFDDALRDAHPGAIYHHQGRTYEVTELDLTHDVAQLQTTWADYFTRVLHDKTITVEEDLTAQPLDTRGDVTVRFAEVEMRKQITGFQRFDSSSGQPMGSEELDLPETSLRTRALYFALPPDMEEALQAGGDLPGGIHAAEHAMISMFPTTVLCDRRDVGGLSTPLHPHTGAATIFIYDGYPGGVALARTGYEDIEGLMETTRDMLASCPCEDGCPGCVQSPHCGNANDPLDKGLAKTLLNGLLDEA; from the coding sequence GTGGACGAAACCGTCGCGTGGCTTCGGGACCGCCCCTACTACGAGGACCAGATTCGCGCCCACGAAGTGCTTCCCGGGAGCGACCCTCGATTCGCCGATATCGACCTCGATAGCCGCCTCGCAAGCGCCCTCGAAGACCGCGGCATCGACCGCCTCTATCGCCATCAGGCACAGGCAATCGAAGCCGTCCGTGACGGCGACGATGCCGTCATCGCCACCGAGACGGCCAGCGGCAAGAGCCTCGCCTACACCGTCCCCGCCTTCGAGCGGGCGATGGACGGCCGCGCGACGACGCTGTATCTCGCCCCGCAGGTGGCTCTCATCAACGACCAGACCGAGACGCTGTCGACCCTCGCCGACGGCCTCGGTTTCGGCAGCGGCGTCACCGTCGACCAGTACACCGGCCGGCAGTCCCGAAGCGAGAAGGAGGCCGTTCGCGAGCGTCAACCGACCGTGCTGCTGTGTACGCCCGATATGCTGCATTACGGCCTCCTCCCGCATGCCCGTCGGCTCTGGAAGTGGTTCTTCGAGCGGCTGGAAACCGTCGTCGTCGACGAGGTCCATGAGTACCGCGGTGTCTTCGGCAGCCACGTTTCGCTGGTCTTCCGGCGGCTTCGACGCCTCTGCGAGGAGTTCGGCGCCGACCCCGACTTCGTCTGCTGTTCGGCGACCATCGGCAATCCCGTCGAGCACGCCGCGACGGTGACGGGCCGTGACCCCGACGGCATCCGACTGGTGGATACCGACGACAGCGCGACGGGGCCGACCCACTGGTTGCTGTGGAACCCGCCGGAGTACGACGAGGGAGGCTGGGGCAGCGACGAGGCCGGCGGCGGCCGCCGACGCTCCAGCCACACCGAAACCGAGCGGCTGTTCTGTGACCTCGTTTCGAGGGGCTACCAGACGCTCGTCTTCACGAGCGCGCGACAGACGGCCGAACGGTACGCCTCCAAGAGCGCCAGCACGCTCCGGGACCGCGGCGAGGCCGACCTCGCGCGGAATATCGAGGCCTATCAGGCCGCACTGACCGACGACCGTCGGCGGGAAATCGAGGCGGGCCTGCAGTCCGGCGACGTCCGCGGCGTCTGGAGTACGAACGCCCTTGAGTTGGGCGTGGATATCGGCGGCCTCGACGCAGTGATACTGGACGGGTATCCCGGCACCCGGATGGCCGCCTTCCAGCAGGCCGGGCGTGCGGGTCGTGGCACCGACCCCTCGCTTGTCGCGATGGTCGCCGGCGAGGACCAACTCGACCAGTACCTGATGTCCAATCCGGAGGCGTTCTTCGAGGGCAGTCCGGAGAAGGCGGTCACGAACCCCGAAAACGACCGGCTCATGCCGCCGCACGTCCGGTCGGCCGCCGACGAGTCGTGGCTCCGGCCGGAGGACGACCGCTATTTCGGCGACCGTTTCCCTGAGGTGGTCGGCGACCTGACCGACGACGGATTGCTCTCGCGTCGGGAGACGAGCGAGGGCGTTCGCTGGCTCAACGACGGCCCACAGCCACAGTACGACATGAGCCTGCGGACCGTCGACGACCGGGAAATCCAACTGCGAGGCCCGAACGGCGACACTATCGCGAAACTCTCCTTCGACGACGCGCTTCGGGACGCCCATCCCGGCGCCATCTATCACCATCAGGGCCGAACCTACGAGGTGACCGAGTTGGATTTGACCCACGACGTCGCCCAACTCCAGACGACGTGGGCCGACTACTTCACCCGGGTGCTCCACGACAAGACCATCACCGTCGAGGAGGACCTCACCGCACAACCGCTCGATACCCGTGGGGACGTAACCGTCCGGTTCGCCGAAGTCGAGATGCGCAAGCAGATTACCGGCTTCCAGCGGTTCGATTCCTCCAGCGGTCAGCCGATGGGCAGCGAGGAACTGGACCTGCCCGAAACCAGCCTCCGGACGCGGGCGCTCTACTTCGCGCTGCCGCCCGATATGGAGGAGGCGCTACAAGCAGGCGGCGACCTTCCCGGCGGGATTCACGCCGCCGAGCACGCCATGATTTCGATGTTCCCGACGACGGTGCTCTGTGACCGGCGAGACGTCGGCGGGCTCTCGACGCCGCTGCATCCACACACCGGCGCCGCGACGATTTTCATCTACGACGGCTATCCGGGCGGTGTCGCCTTGGCTCGGACCGGATACGAGGATATCGAGGGGCTGATGGAAACGACCCGAGATATGCTCGCCTCCTGTCCCTGTGAGGACGGCTGTCCGGGCTGTGTCCAGTCGCCACATTGCGGCAACGCCAACGACCCGCTCGATAAGGGCCTCGCCAAAACGTTACTGAACGGCCTGCTGGATGAGGCGTAG
- a CDS encoding helix-turn-helix domain-containing protein — protein sequence MRYVELQIRPEGRRWFHPVDEHIAKDPDLRHGPIHNYNLLDDGTVVLLYEIYGPKDRIDELLETHGTGLKRDTTKVSENTLVWAHLDPSEVVGDLFELTNHYSIVVDTPIRFTDNHRLDIVIVGDPAVIREMFEDAPENAQVTVEKTGDYQPKTERLFTDLTARQQEVLIAALRAGYYDDPRNATYDDIAEMVGCSATTVGEHLRKIERRIIREIAPVST from the coding sequence ATGCGTTACGTCGAGTTACAGATACGGCCCGAAGGACGGCGGTGGTTCCATCCGGTCGACGAACACATCGCCAAGGACCCGGACCTTCGCCACGGGCCGATTCACAACTACAACCTTCTCGACGACGGAACGGTCGTCCTCCTCTATGAAATCTACGGGCCGAAGGACCGCATCGACGAACTGCTCGAAACACACGGCACGGGCCTGAAACGCGACACCACGAAAGTCTCGGAGAACACCCTCGTGTGGGCCCACCTTGACCCCAGCGAGGTGGTCGGCGACCTGTTCGAACTCACGAACCACTACAGCATCGTCGTCGATACGCCCATCCGGTTTACCGACAACCACAGGCTCGATATCGTCATCGTCGGCGACCCCGCCGTCATCCGCGAGATGTTCGAGGACGCCCCCGAGAACGCACAGGTGACAGTCGAGAAGACCGGCGATTACCAGCCGAAAACCGAGCGGCTCTTTACGGACCTGACCGCCCGCCAGCAGGAGGTCCTCATCGCCGCGCTACGGGCCGGCTACTACGACGACCCGCGCAACGCGACCTACGACGACATCGCTGAGATGGTCGGCTGTAGCGCCACGACGGTCGGCGAACACCTCCGGAAAATCGAGCGGCGCATCATCCGGGAGATCGCGCCCGTAAGCACGTGA